The following proteins are encoded in a genomic region of Zea mays cultivar B73 chromosome 9, Zm-B73-REFERENCE-NAM-5.0, whole genome shotgun sequence:
- the LOC100285419 gene encoding probable galacturonosyltransferase 11 isoform X1, giving the protein MEEVPREKVNFSEELLSSTSFARQLADQMTLAKAYVILAKEHDNLQLAWELSSQIRNCQRLLSEGAVSGRAITKDEAHPIISRLALLIYKAQDSHYDISTTIVTLKNHALALEERAKAAIVQSAEFGQLAAESFPKNLHCLTVKLTEEWLRNPKHRSRSEENRNSTRLVDNNLYHFCIFSDNVLATSVVVNSTVSNANHPQQLVFHVVTDRIHFGAMSTLFLINDFKGCTVEVRCIDEFSWLNASSSPLVRQLSEVETQGYYYSAGSKNPEREIKFHNPKFVSLLNHLRFYIPQILPNLEKVVFLDDDVVVQKDLTQLFSIELHGNVIGAVETCLESFHRYHKYLNFSHPTISSKIDPHTCGWAFGMNIFDLIAWRKANATSLYHYWQEQNSDLLLWRTGTLPAGLLTFYGLMEPLDRRWHVLGLGYDVDIDDRLIESAAVVHYNGNMKPWLKLAIRRYKYIWERYVNISHPYVRECMLH; this is encoded by the coding sequence ATGGAGGAAGTCCCTCGTGAGAAAGTGAATTTCTCAGAAGAGCTTTTGAGCAGCACATCATTTGCTCGCCAATTAGCGGATCAGATGACTTTAGCAAAGGCGTATGTCATCCTTGCAAAAGAGCATGATAATCTTCAGCTTGCATGGGAGCTTAGTTCGCAGATAAGGAATTGTCAAAGATTGCTCTCTGAAGGGGCAGTTAGTGGGAGAGCAATCACTAAAGATGAAGCCCATCCTATAATAAGCCGGCTAGCACTGTTAATATACAAGGCTCAGGACTCTCACTATGATATCAGCACAACAATAGTGACATTGAAGAACCATGCCCTGGCACTAGAGGAGCGTGCAAAGGCAGCAATTGTTCAGAGTGCTGAGTTTGGCCAGTTAGCAGCAGAATCCTTCCCGAAGAATCTGCACTGTCTAACTGTGAAACTGACAGAGGAGTGGCTTCGGAACCCGAAGCATAGGAGTCGCTCAGAGGAGAACCGGAATTCCACACGATTGGTGGATAATAATCTGTATCATTTCTGTATATTCTCTGATAATGTGCTGGCCACTTCAGTTGTTGTCAATTCTACAGTCTCCAATGCAAATCACCCTCAACAGCTTGTGTTTCATGTGGTCACTGACAGAATCCATTTTGGCGCAATGTCAACATTGTTCCTCATAAATGACTTCAAAGGTTGTACTGTTGAAGTCCGATGCATAGATGAGTTCTCGTGGTTGAATGCTTCTTCATCTCCTCTTGTCAGGCAACTATCTGAGGTTGAAACTCAGGGTTACTATTACTCAGCTGGTTCCAAGAATCCTGAAAGAGAAATAAAATTCCATAATCCAAAGTTTGTTTCTCTACTGAACCATTTACGGTTCTACATTCCTCAGATACTTCCCAACTTGGAGAAGGTGGTGTTTCTTGATGACGATGTTGTGGTGCAAAAGGATTTGACTCAGCTGTTCTCCATAGAGCTGCATGGCAATGTCATTGGAGCAGTGGAAACTTGTTTAGAGTCGTTTCATCGGTATCACAAGTATCTAAATTTTTCGCATCCTACTATCAGCTCCAAGATTGATCCACATACTTGTGGATGGGCTTTTGGAATGAACATTTTTGACTTGATAGCTTGGAGGAAGGCAAACGCCACATCATTGTATCATTATTGGCAAGAGCAAAATTCTGACCTATTGCTCTGGAGAACAGGAACTCTTCCTGCAGGCCTTTTGACATTTTATGGCCTGATGGAGCCCCTAGACCGCAGATGGCATGTCTTGGGTCTCGGGTATGATGTAGACATAGATGATCGTCTGATTGAGAGTGCTGCTGTTGTGCACTATAATGGAAACATGAAACCCTGGCTGAAGCTGGCTATTCGCCGTTACAAGTATATATGGGAACGGTATGTGAATATCTCACACCCGTATGTTAGAGAGTGTATGTTGCATTAG
- the LOC100285419 gene encoding Probable galacturonosyltransferase 11: protein MLRGTGHGGGDARRRALRSSRRRLPGWIWWLLGIFLLVGLMLFVLHHNQKEQFRPPVVDNGSEMEEVPREKVNFSEELLSSTSFARQLADQMTLAKAYVILAKEHDNLQLAWELSSQIRNCQRLLSEGAVSGRAITKDEAHPIISRLALLIYKAQDSHYDISTTIVTLKNHALALEERAKAAIVQSAEFGQLAAESFPKNLHCLTVKLTEEWLRNPKHRSRSEENRNSTRLVDNNLYHFCIFSDNVLATSVVVNSTVSNANHPQQLVFHVVTDRIHFGAMSTLFLINDFKGCTVEVRCIDEFSWLNASSSPLVRQLSEVETQGYYYSAGSKNPEREIKFHNPKFVSLLNHLRFYIPQILPNLEKVVFLDDDVVVQKDLTQLFSIELHGNVIGAVETCLESFHRYHKYLNFSHPTISSKIDPHTCGWAFGMNIFDLIAWRKANATSLYHYWQEQNSDLLLWRTGTLPAGLLTFYGLMEPLDRRWHVLGLGYDVDIDDRLIESAAVVHYNGNMKPWLKLAIRRYKYIWERYVNISHPYVRECMLH, encoded by the exons ATGCTTCGTGGAACGGGGCACGGCGGCGGGGATGCGCGGAGGCGGGCACTGCGCTCGTCGCGGCGGCGTCTGCCCGGGTGGATCTGGTGGCTTCTCGGGATCTTCCTCCTTGTCGGGCTCATGCTCTTCGTCCTTCACCACAACCAAAAGGAGCAGTTCCGGCCGCCCGTCGTG GATAATGGTTCAGAGATGGAGGAAGTCCCTCGTGAGAAAGTGAATTTCTCAGAAGAGCTTTTGAGCAGCACATCATTTGCTCGCCAATTAGCGGATCAGATGACTTTAGCAAAGGCGTATGTCATCCTTGCAAAAGAGCATGATAATCTTCAGCTTGCATGGGAGCTTAGTTCGCAGATAAGGAATTGTCAAAGATTGCTCTCTGAAGGGGCAGTTAGTGGGAGAGCAATCACTAAAGATGAAGCCCATCCTATAATAAGCCGGCTAGCACTGTTAATATACAAGGCTCAGGACTCTCACTATGATATCAGCACAACAATAGTGACATTGAAGAACCATGCCCTGGCACTAGAGGAGCGTGCAAAGGCAGCAATTGTTCAGAGTGCTGAGTTTGGCCAGTTAGCAGCAGAATCCTTCCCGAAGAATCTGCACTGTCTAACTGTGAAACTGACAGAGGAGTGGCTTCGGAACCCGAAGCATAGGAGTCGCTCAGAGGAGAACCGGAATTCCACACGATTGGTGGATAATAATCTGTATCATTTCTGTATATTCTCTGATAATGTGCTGGCCACTTCAGTTGTTGTCAATTCTACAGTCTCCAATGCAAATCACCCTCAACAGCTTGTGTTTCATGTGGTCACTGACAGAATCCATTTTGGCGCAATGTCAACATTGTTCCTCATAAATGACTTCAAAGGTTGTACTGTTGAAGTCCGATGCATAGATGAGTTCTCGTGGTTGAATGCTTCTTCATCTCCTCTTGTCAGGCAACTATCTGAGGTTGAAACTCAGGGTTACTATTACTCAGCTGGTTCCAAGAATCCTGAAAGAGAAATAAAATTCCATAATCCAAAGTTTGTTTCTCTACTGAACCATTTACGGTTCTACATTCCTCAGATACTTCCCAACTTGGAGAAGGTGGTGTTTCTTGATGACGATGTTGTGGTGCAAAAGGATTTGACTCAGCTGTTCTCCATAGAGCTGCATGGCAATGTCATTGGAGCAGTGGAAACTTGTTTAGAGTCGTTTCATCGGTATCACAAGTATCTAAATTTTTCGCATCCTACTATCAGCTCCAAGATTGATCCACATACTTGTGGATGGGCTTTTGGAATGAACATTTTTGACTTGATAGCTTGGAGGAAGGCAAACGCCACATCATTGTATCATTATTGGCAAGAGCAAAATTCTGACCTATTGCTCTGGAGAACAGGAACTCTTCCTGCAGGCCTTTTGACATTTTATGGCCTGATGGAGCCCCTAGACCGCAGATGGCATGTCTTGGGTCTCGGGTATGATGTAGACATAGATGATCGTCTGATTGAGAGTGCTGCTGTTGTGCACTATAATGGAAACATGAAACCCTGGCTGAAGCTGGCTATTCGCCGTTACAAGTATATATGGGAACGGTATGTGAATATCTCACACCCGTATGTTAGAGAGTGTATGTTGCATTAG